In the genome of Candidatus Omnitrophota bacterium, one region contains:
- a CDS encoding secretin and TonB N-terminal domain-containing protein yields the protein MKKFKLCKASSLSRAAMAFFLAASYPFGFSFAQSNPPLQVESIEKKALDTSELVTLDFTDADINNVLKIIALKAGTNIVSTPDVIGNISIRLVDVPWEKALDVILKTYGYAYQRQGNIILVTKLENISKIQADEPLRTEVFNLKYLDAQDAQKVLIPMLSPRGRISIFYTKGSKGWQFGSFKIGRETVGGEGLKREGEAGTSQETIAVERNAAGGIIPTKVDLPQSIKSKTLVITDTSSSVDNIREFLAKIDNKPKQVLIEAKIMEVQKDKLKDLGLDWGTGTTGASSASPGEVDVNAKNSMTIAGRSSAATLTPSIFSPSTTISSLSNPYSAGLDVIFKKLTGTEFQLIVHALEDDAATNTLSSPRIMTLDNQEASILVGYHTPILSSTVTAGTSGEGATQTQTLDYYQEIGIRLNVVPQVGDAGYINMLIHPSITSSSSNVSATSISGNWQSTVNYPVIDVREAQTQIMVKNGETVVIGGLLKDVKSKETIGVPFLNKLPFIGKLFQRETNDTGKVDLLIFITARVIDDADYPAEKIAQLQDELWNGKKEQQQEEMQKALRQAARKEKVLNKKKAVNQ from the coding sequence ATGAAAAAGTTTAAATTGTGCAAAGCAAGTTCTTTGTCGCGGGCAGCCATGGCTTTTTTCTTGGCAGCTTCTTACCCGTTTGGGTTTTCGTTTGCCCAAAGCAACCCTCCTTTGCAAGTGGAATCTATCGAAAAGAAGGCGTTGGATACCTCGGAACTTGTGACGTTGGATTTTACCGACGCGGATATCAATAATGTGCTTAAGATAATCGCTTTAAAAGCCGGCACAAATATTGTTTCTACTCCTGATGTTATCGGAAATATCAGCATTAGGCTGGTGGATGTGCCGTGGGAAAAAGCCTTGGATGTAATCTTAAAGACTTATGGTTATGCCTATCAAAGGCAGGGCAATATAATTCTGGTTACAAAATTGGAAAATATTTCTAAGATTCAGGCTGATGAGCCATTAAGGACCGAGGTCTTTAATTTAAAATACCTTGATGCCCAAGACGCGCAGAAGGTGCTTATCCCGATGTTGTCTCCCAGGGGCAGGATCTCAATTTTTTATACCAAAGGATCTAAGGGGTGGCAATTCGGCTCATTTAAAATTGGCCGTGAAACAGTTGGCGGCGAAGGCCTAAAGCGTGAGGGCGAGGCAGGGACAAGCCAGGAAACTATCGCGGTTGAGCGTAACGCTGCCGGAGGGATTATCCCGACTAAAGTTGACCTGCCGCAGTCTATCAAATCAAAAACACTTGTTATTACAGATACCTCTAGTTCGGTTGATAATATCAGGGAATTCTTGGCCAAGATTGACAATAAGCCAAAACAGGTTTTGATTGAGGCCAAGATTATGGAAGTGCAAAAAGACAAACTTAAAGATTTAGGGCTTGACTGGGGCACGGGCACCACCGGCGCTAGTTCTGCTTCTCCGGGAGAGGTAGATGTAAATGCTAAAAATTCTATGACTATTGCCGGAAGAAGTTCCGCGGCGACCCTTACTCCCAGTATCTTTTCTCCGTCTACAACAATTTCCAGTCTTAGCAATCCTTATTCCGCGGGGCTTGATGTTATTTTTAAGAAGTTAACCGGAACAGAGTTTCAACTTATCGTGCATGCCTTAGAAGATGATGCCGCCACCAATACTTTGTCTAGCCCCCGGATTATGACACTGGATAATCAGGAGGCCTCTATTTTGGTAGGGTATCATACGCCTATCTTAAGTTCCACCGTAACTGCCGGGACATCAGGCGAGGGCGCAACCCAAACCCAGACCTTGGATTATTATCAGGAAATTGGCATCAGGCTTAATGTAGTCCCGCAGGTGGGGGATGCTGGGTATATAAATATGCTTATACATCCCAGTATCACTTCTTCTTCCAGTAATGTCTCTGCTACTTCTATTTCCGGTAATTGGCAGAGTACAGTTAATTATCCCGTTATCGATGTTCGGGAAGCGCAGACTCAGATTATGGTTAAGAACGGAGAAACTGTAGTAATAGGCGGGCTTCTCAAGGATGTTAAGTCCAAAGAAACCATAGGGGTTCCTTTTTTAAACAAGCTTCCCTTTATAGGAAAGCTATTCCAGAGAGAAACCAATGATACCGGAAAAGTGGACCTCTTGATTTTTATTACCGCGCGCGTAATTGATGATGCGGACTATCCGGCGGAAAAGATTGCCCAGCTCCAGGATGAATTATGGAACGGGAAAAAAGAACAACAGCAGGAAGAAATGCAGAAGGCGCTACGGCAGGCAGCGCGAAAAGAAAAAGTTTTAAATAAGAAAAAGGCAGTAAATCAATAA
- a CDS encoding PilN domain-containing protein yields MIEIDLLPEELKLNRKKSLLNIQSFLYIIPLIIGILIFVHVIFFCVQIFISGNLFTLQNKWKMLEKDRKSYEDFKKEFDSKNMDTNALQAVAGKYSLWAGKLDRLGLSLPSGVWFTDISVSQDTFILKASVVSLDKDEVSLINEFLTKIKEDADFMSAFTNIELGAMQRRQISSYDIVDFTISGKLK; encoded by the coding sequence ATGATAGAAATTGATTTGCTTCCGGAAGAATTAAAGCTTAATAGAAAGAAAAGCCTGCTTAATATCCAGTCTTTTCTGTATATAATCCCGCTTATCATCGGGATACTTATTTTTGTGCACGTTATTTTCTTTTGCGTGCAGATTTTTATAAGCGGGAATTTATTCACCCTGCAGAATAAATGGAAGATGCTGGAAAAAGACAGGAAATCTTATGAAGACTTCAAGAAAGAATTTGATTCAAAAAATATGGATACAAATGCGCTTCAGGCGGTAGCCGGTAAATACTCGCTTTGGGCGGGAAAGCTTGACCGTCTGGGGTTAAGTTTGCCATCCGGGGTATGGTTTACGGATATATCTGTTTCGCAAGATACATTTATCCTTAAGGCTTCGGTTGTTTCTCTGGACAAGGATGAAGTTTCTCTTATCAATGAATTTTTAACAAAGATCAAAGAGGACGCCGATTTTATGAGCGCTTTTACGAATATTGAGCTTGGCGCTATGCAGCGCAGGCAAATATCCAGTTATGATATCGTGGATTTTACGATTTCAGGGAAACTTAAATGA
- a CDS encoding TIGR03936 family radical SAM-associated protein, producing the protein MFKINFIFAKKGVLKYISHLDLMRLFARGLRRTGLLLKMTEGYSPHIKLSLKRALKLGLESENEEATVMLRQVVSPEDFCSLLQKALPEGIVIKSAANSF; encoded by the coding sequence ATGTTTAAGATAAATTTTATATTTGCCAAGAAAGGGGTGCTTAAATATATTTCGCATTTGGATCTTATGCGCCTGTTCGCTAGGGGTTTGCGTCGAACGGGGCTACTTTTAAAAATGACAGAGGGGTATAGCCCGCATATAAAGCTAAGTTTAAAGAGGGCTTTGAAATTAGGCTTAGAAAGTGAAAACGAAGAAGCAACTGTTATGCTGCGTCAGGTTGTTTCCCCGGAAGATTTTTGTTCTCTTCTTCAAAAGGCCTTGCCTGAAGGAATTGTCATTAAATCCGCCGCGAATAGTTTTTAG
- the pilO gene encoding type 4a pilus biogenesis protein PilO, protein MTYKDITEKYFNRINSDMQKLALIGIICLVILVVDYQFLLSAQFRSIADAKNKISQAKSDIVKLEADIRLMQEFKKKAQTPQKTQRLITEEDVPAVLKDISDVANKYQLRVMQIRTSREAYNPKSKSTILGVMISLDIFGSYYNFMRFLSDMESKDIFLRLNDISIQSVEATPLIQNIKLSFKTYIKI, encoded by the coding sequence ATGACATATAAGGATATAACGGAGAAATATTTTAATCGCATAAATTCTGATATGCAGAAATTGGCGCTTATCGGGATTATTTGCCTTGTGATATTGGTTGTTGATTATCAATTTCTTCTTTCCGCGCAGTTTAGGTCAATCGCGGATGCAAAGAATAAGATAAGTCAGGCTAAATCCGACATTGTGAAGCTGGAGGCGGACATAAGACTTATGCAGGAGTTTAAGAAAAAAGCTCAAACTCCCCAGAAAACACAAAGATTGATCACTGAAGAAGACGTACCAGCTGTTTTAAAAGATATTTCAGACGTGGCGAATAAATATCAGCTTCGGGTTATGCAGATACGCACTTCCCGGGAAGCTTATAATCCAAAGAGTAAAAGCACTATTTTAGGGGTAATGATAAGCCTGGATATTTTTGGCTCGTATTATAATTTTATGCGTTTTCTCTCGGACATGGAGAGCAAGGATATCTTTTTAAGGCTCAATGATATATCAATCCAGTCAGTAGAGGCAACGCCATTGATCCAAAACATTAAACTTAGCTTTAAGACATATATAAAGATTTAG